The sequence TTATGGCTGGGGTCTATGTGGATGAATTTTTAGAGAGATTGTTGGgttattcttgtttttttcagaaaacctATCCCAGTTTCTGAGAACTGGAAGCATCGGTAATTGAATTTATTTGAGAGCGGGTAATGAGGCTGTTATATGATATGGTAGCAGTTCAGTTTAACTATATATCAAGTCCTTTTTTACGGCGTGTGTGGAAGGTTAGCATTTATCTCTGCTGCTGAGTGTGGATTAAATCTTacacctttttccttttgtttttgttttccttaattacCTTCATGTTTTTCTCCACTACAAACATTTGTGACATTTTCCAATGCAAGTAGAAACAGCAAAGAACTGTTTTATAACTTAGATGAATTGCAtattccaagaaaaagaaaaaaagaaaagtaacttAATACAACAATAGTTCTAGTGGGCAATAAAAACATGAACAGTGTGTGTGATTGGGTTTTTAGCAATGGTAAATCCTCAGTCCTTTTGTACACATTTGAATGCAGTAATTTTTTAACAACTTCATCAGGTAAGCTTTAGTCTGTATCTCATAAAACCCACAAATTCTAAATGTTAAGAAACTTTGCCAGAGAGCATGATGCCAGTGAAAAGGTGTGATCGAGCAGGTGCTCAGAAAACTTCTGCATCATGACAGGTTTAAATACTGCCCATTTCCAGTCAGTTCTTCCAGATGCATACTGACACCACGCTAGCTCAGATTTTCCAGGGCAGAAGCAGCTTATAAGCACATACATTCTGAAATGTCACGCAGTTTTTAATCTAGAATGgaagatacatttaaaattagattaagactttttttttttccatgtgtatATTCACATTGCTTCAGggagtatttttgttttgtccaCAGGACTTCTGCAATTCTAAAGTTAATTTATCGGTCATTTAGgtgcttaatatttttaataagcttACATGTAATAGTATCCTTTGTAAGCcgttttatttttgctacagtaatttttcaaaacaaaacatcatgtGCTTTATTACAtgtctgtattattttattattacagaTAAACACAAATCCACATCGGATATACTAcaaagttttcagaagaaaagtcaGTTTAGGACCATCGCTCCCAAAATGGTACCAAAAATTTTAACATCTGGAGTGGTTTCGTGTCTCCAGTCATCTGTGCCtgaacaaaacccaccaaaaatCTCAGCTGCTGGTTCTAAACCTCTGATGGTGCCAGCTCAAAACTACGCCGTCATGCAGCTTGCTGGTCACGAGGGGACTTTCTCCCTCCTGGCCTTGCCGTACGTTACCCCCGCCGTACCGCAGCCAATGCAGCCGTCAAACATGGCCCTTTCTGAAAACCTAAAGCTGCCTATCCCGAGGTACCAGTCTGTGAGAAATAAACTGCTGAGTGACAAGAAACCAGCTCACGTCTCTGTTTCGGGTACACAGAACAAGATTCCTACCAAAGCACAGGTCTCATCGCAGACTTCCCCCATGCCTACCCCAGCTGAAGACTGTCCTGAAACTCGTCCTAGTTCAGATTTGTCAGAGCAAGTGATGCTATCAGACCGTGAGTCATCTGAAATTACAGCTGCCCCCTTACGAAgtgaaaataattctgtggAATCTGGATCTCCTTCggtgaacaaaacaaaaactgatgtCAGGAATGTTTCTGGACCATCTATAGTTAAAGACTCTTCGAACAAGCCAGTGAGTTCAAGTAATCCCATGAAACTTAGTCTGCACTCTGTGAAGACGGCACTTGAAACCACGAGGGAGTCATTTGTTATGGCtgagaaactgaaggaaaaacccACAAATTCTGCAAATCCTGTTACTGTCCTTTCACCAGCAGTTTTTGGCAGTCCGATACAGATGGCTCCATCAACACCAAAAGGAAAACTTCCTATTTTGCCTTACTCAAGGATGAAAAATTCAGTGCTCTGTAAATCTAAGCAGAGTACTGCTGTTATGAATGTATCCAGCCCTTCGATAAGATCTGACTGTGAAAAGACACCAGCTTCGGTGAAAACCTTTCATGTTCCTTCTAAAGGACCTGATAAACGATTAGCTGTACCATTTACACAAGCCCCCAAACAAACCATTCGAGAAAATACGTTCTCTCCATCCAATAAAGTGGATGTTGACAGCCTTAAAAAATTGAATGGTACACCCTCGAAAAGAAGAGGCAGGAAGAGAAGAGCCCCGGATGATTTATTGGCTTTCCAGACCAAGCGAAGGAAATGCATCGTTAATAAATTTcgagaaggaagagagagggtGAAAGCTGATCTGCAGCCACCTGAAGACAAAAAAACGGAGGCAGTGAAAAAATACCGTAGTATTAGACCCAAACCAGTGGTGGTTGTGCAGGCTATCGCACCGCTGACCTCTGCAGCTGTCATAGAGGCCAAGTCTCCCGACCGTTTAGGGCAAGATCTTGTTTTAAGCAGCTCACTTGCCAGTAAATATTTAAGCTACAAGCATAATGACACTCCATCGGTTAAATCTATTGATTTAGGCAGAAACACGTACTCAGCTGTGCCTAAGCCGTGGCATAAATGCCAGGTTTGTAACCATCACTTCCAGTTCAAACACCACCTCCAGGACCACATGAACACGCACACGAACAAGCGGCCTTACAGCTGCCGGATCTGCCGGAAGGCGTACATTCATTCCGGGAGCCTGAGCACGCACATGAAGCTTCACCACAACGAAGGCAAGCCCAAAAAGCTTGTGTGCTGCGAATTCTGTGCTAAAGTTTTCGGCCATGCAAAAGTCTATTTTGGTCACCTAAGGGAAGTGCACAGGGTTGTTATCAGCACCGAGCCCTCCAGTagtgagcagcagctgcaagatGCTCTGAGGAGCAGAGACACAAACATAAAAGAGGCAGAAGAAGCAACAGAGAGGTGAGTGCTGTCACTGATTAAGTGCTAATAAAAATGGGATTTCAGATTACCAGTGGAAATTCATAAGCATTACCACATCACCACGATGAAAAGTGTTGATTTT comes from Aythya fuligula isolate bAytFul2 chromosome 2, bAytFul2.pri, whole genome shotgun sequence and encodes:
- the ZNF438 gene encoding zinc finger protein 438, which codes for MQNPLTFSADKHKSTSDILQSFQKKSQFRTIAPKMVPKILTSGVVSCLQSSVPEQNPPKISAAGSKPLMVPAQNYAVMQLAGHEGTFSLLALPYVTPAVPQPMQPSNMALSENLKLPIPRYQSVRNKLLSDKKPAHVSVSGTQNKIPTKAQVSSQTSPMPTPAEDCPETRPSSDLSEQVMLSDRESSEITAAPLRSENNSVESGSPSVNKTKTDVRNVSGPSIVKDSSNKPVSSSNPMKLSLHSVKTALETTRESFVMAEKLKEKPTNSANPVTVLSPAVFGSPIQMAPSTPKGKLPILPYSRMKNSVLCKSKQSTAVMNVSSPSIRSDCEKTPASVKTFHVPSKGPDKRLAVPFTQAPKQTIRENTFSPSNKVDVDSLKKLNGTPSKRRGRKRRAPDDLLAFQTKRRKCIVNKFREGRERVKADLQPPEDKKTEAVKKYRSIRPKPVVVVQAIAPLTSAAVIEAKSPDRLGQDLVLSSSLASKYLSYKHNDTPSVKSIDLGRNTYSAVPKPWHKCQVCNHHFQFKHHLQDHMNTHTNKRPYSCRICRKAYIHSGSLSTHMKLHHNEGKPKKLVCCEFCAKVFGHAKVYFGHLREVHRVVISTEPSSSEQQLQDALRSRDTNIKEAEEATERGNKCNLEDLFHNPGEVKLQIRCGRCQFIAQSFAEMKFHLLCSHGEEIQGRVKEGVLQGSKGARGELIKHATHLWKQRNERRHTAKCSVREEEFYALPKLKRQIHFHHQNNVDMLSKSEVTQSGSSEAAKEMQNVGSGTPSKKIEIWSKAGYNCILCKQLFGRKEDLCNHWQSHHNCEDPSVLWTIFSLVSKQGIIELSNNG